AAATTCAGGATTTGTAGTATCAGCCGAGAGGATTTTCGTCAGCAACAAACCTAACGCTCCGGTTCCTATCAGAATTGTTTTTTGTAACAAAGAGTTGAAAGAGGcagtttttattaaaaagaaacaaTTCGGAAAATTATTGTCAACTTCGATTGATGAAAAGTTTGTAGTTAACGGTAGAGCCACAAACGTGACCTTGCGCGATGAACTGACTCCATTAGCTCTGGAGTTGCTCAAAGAACTCAGGGAATCACAAGAATTGTTAAACGTGAAGCACATTTGGGCAGGAAGGGGTGGAGTCATATTGATAAAACAAGATGACAATAGTAAGCCGGAATTGGTAAAAACTCGAGAAGATCTCAATCGTGTcatgaaacattttttgaaaccaGTACATACACCTGATTGTGCGTCAACTTCTGTGCAATCTCCTTCGCCTAAGCGGAAGAAAAGCACACaataaatttcagaaatttcttaaaaatttgTGTTGCCAATCATGAAAAATGGATTCTACACCGAATATGATTTTAAATAGATTTTATGATAATTTGCATGATTTTAACAAAAAATGTGAATTGGATGGTACTAATTGTTTAAATGTTGCTCAGTGGAATGTTAGaggattaaatatttttgaaaagtttgatgAAGTGATTTACTTTGTGAATGAATGTAAGCTAGGTATTGATGTTATTGTTATTGGTGAGACATGGATAAAGAAAGAGAACTGTGGCATTTACAATATTCCTGGCTATCGTCCTTTTTTCTCATGTCGTAATAACTCGTCAGGCGGTTTAGCAGTATTCGTGAGAAATTCATTGGAATGTAAATTGATAGATAATCAAACAATCAATGGCTTGCACTACGTTcatttagaaataaaattccGCGGCCATCTGTATAATGTTATTGGTGTGTATCGGCCACCATCTTTTGACTACAACACTTTTCAGAATATGTTAGAAAATTGGTTATCTAACTCTACTCCGTCTAAACCATATTTCATTGCTGGCGATGTGAACATTCCAATCAATCTACACAATAATAACGTGGTAATTAGATACAAACAATTACTAGAATCGTACAGCTATGTGTGCACAAATACTGTTGCAACACGTCCAATAAGTAATAACATTTTGGATCATTTTATTTGCTCCATTGACTCCGCTTCTCAGTTGAAAAATCATACAATTTATAGCGACATTAGTGATCATCTTCCTGTCATTTCGTCCCTTCCTGTGAATTTAGGAAAGCAGCAACAGGAACTGAGAATGAATATCGTCGATCGTGTTAAGCTACAGAGCCAATTCTCCacatttttaaacagttttcaaACTACCGATGGTGTTGAAGCTACCTTGAATATTCTTATTACAACCTATAACAAATTGTTGACCGATTGTACCAGAACGTTTACTAAAACCGTTAGAGTTAAAAATGAAATCTGTCCATGGATGACCTTCAGTCTTTGGCGTTtgatacaaataaaaaataaatatcttgATAAAGTCAACAGGAATCCTCACGATGCGCAAGCTGCTGAAATGCTAGAACATGTTTCAAAAAAAGTTAAGATTGCCAAAAAGAGATGCAAAAGTGACTATTACGAAAATATACTAAAAAGCTCAAGCCATACAAACGtgtggaaaaaattaaatcaaatttttggTCGCACCAAAGTTAGTGAacctataaaattaaaaaacgaTGGAAGCATTCTTGAATCTGATCAAGATATTGCTGAAGTGTTCAATAGTTTCTTCTCCACGATTGGAAATAACCTAGCCGATAATCTcccgaaaaacaattttgatttctTGAAATCAGTAAAGAGTGTAAGCAATTCTATTTTTTTGAGACCTGCTAGTGTAAGTGAAGTTAGTATTCTCATAAGTCAGCTTGACGTTAAAAAAGTAGGGGGCATGATAACATATCGGCAGATCTTATGAAAGCCAACATAGGACCTCTCTCCGTGATCATTAGTAAACTATTCAATCGTATAATAGTAACGGGCTCTTAtccaaatgttttgaaaatcgctaatcaatcaaatgaatcaaatgaatcaaattaatcaaatgaatcaaatgaatcaaatgaatcaaatgaatcaaatgaatcaaatgaatcaaataaatcaaatgaatcaaataaatcaaatgaatcaaatgaatcaaatgaatcaaatgaatcaaatgaatcaaatgaaccaaatgaaccaaatgaatcaaatgaatcaaatgaatcaaatgaatcaaatgaatcaaatgaatcaaatgaatcaaatgaatcaaatgaatcaaatgaatcaaatgaatcaaatgaatcaaatgaatcaaatgaatcaaatgaatcaaatgaatcaaatgaatcaaatgaatcgaatgaatcaaatgaatcaaatgaatcaaatgaatcaaatgaatcaaatgaattaaatgaatcaaatgaatcaaatgaatctgtTGGGAAAGACGACGACTGACCTTTTGATGACCTCTTTGTGTCTCGATGATCGGTTTTCCAGGGTAACTTGTGACCGCCAGTGCCTTCCTCCGTTAGGTCGGAATGGGCACTTAAGGCCCCTCGTGAATAAAAGGCTGCATGTTACACATATTACACACGCGATTTATTCCTTAACACGAACATTTAATACTCAATTTAATAGAATTAACTTATATTACGACTATACAATAATTCCGTTACAATTAGGTATAAAATTGCACGCAGGTTCCTCTTGAGACACCCATATTCGGCCGGGATCGGTAGCAGACTGATCTCTCCTTCTTTGATCGATCCAACGATAGGTAGATGATTAGCCATCTCTTTCGCGCCACGCTGGTTTAGATAGTGGTGATCGCAACTCCGACAGCACCATAGGGTGCACAGATGACCGATCGCTGATAATGGCTGCATACTTGTGTTGGTGGCAATTGGTAACCATAGGGTAGTAATGTCACATCTTCAGACATCCTCACCTACCCTGAAGTTGACAGGAACTTctgaaataaataaacaaactcccCTTCGATGCATTGGATGGATACTACCGTACGATCTAGTTGAGTGAGTTGTTTGCTGTAGCTGATGAACTTGGTGTTTCTTGTGTTGGAAGGATGCACAGCTTCGCTACTGGTCGACGAAGGAATCCAGATGCTGTTTTAACTGTGGCTACTCGTACCACGTTATCATCTCCTGGGTGCAGCTCGAGAATTCGACCCATCTTCCAGTGCATTGTAGGTTGGTTTCCGTCTACAATAGTCGCCAATTGGCCGGTCTCTACCTTCACTGGTGGTTCCCAATTTTTAGTTCTGCCTTGTAGTTGTGATAAATATTCTCGCCGCCAACGCCTTCAGAAATCCTGAAGCTGACGTTGAACTAGCTGCTATCGGATCAACCGATTTAGTTATACATCGGTGTAGTCAAGCTCAGGAATAGCTTGCAAGGATCCTCCGGTTAGAAAGTGACCCGGTGTCAACGGTTCTAGGTCTGTTGGATCATCCGACATAGGCGTCAAAGGCCGAGAATTTAGACAACCTTCTACTTGGATCAACAGTGTGTTTAAGTCTTCGTACGACGTAGAGTTTTCCTCGTGCACTCGAAGTAGGTGAAATTTAGCTGAACGTACAGCGGCTTCCCACAAGCCTCCGAAATGTGGGGCACCTGGTGGGTTGAAATGCCACTGAATGCCATCCTTGGCGCACTCCTTTGAAACCATTTCATGATGCTTCTTCTTTTTCAGCAGCGTAAAGAGTTCTTTTAATTGATTTCTGGCACCAACAAAATTTGTTCCATTGTCGGAATACACATCTGTACATAAGCCCCGTCTAGAAATAAAGCGCCGCAGCGCCTGAAGAAAGCGTTCTGTAGACAGGTCAGTAACCAGTTCCAAATGTACTGCCTTAGTGCTCATACATACAAAAACCGCTACGTATGCCTTGATCGTGGGTCGACGTCTGCCATCCCGAATGTACACCGGTCCGAAACAATCCACTCCGGTTTTTGAAAACGCCTTGCAAACTGTAACCCGAGCAGCTGGCAGTTCACCCATTTGAGGCTTGATGGCCGACGGTTTGGCTCTGAAGCATCGAAGACATTGGTGAACTATCTTTCTGGCCACATTTCTGCCACCCAAAGGCCAATACCGTAACCGTACTGTACTCAATAGCAATTGAGTTCCCGCGTGTAGTAGTTTCTCATGGTAGTGTTTAAATAGCATCGCCGTCAATAAATGTCTGGCTGGCATAATAATCGGGTGTTTTGTATCAAACGATTCCTGAGAGTGACTTAACCTGCCACCTACCCGCAGAATACCATCTTCCCCTATAGCTGGGATGAACCATCGAAGCGAGGAACCACGAGAAACAGATTTTCCACCTTTCAGAGCATTCAGTTCATCTCCAAATGATTCCTGCTGTACCTTCCGTAGTATTACAGTTTCCGCTTCTCGCAGCTCGTTTGTACTGAGAAATCCCTTTCTCTTACCGCTTTCCTTGTGCTGTAAGATAGCAATTAACCGTAACCAATAAGCAGTGGCCCGGATGAGCTGACTGTAGGATGAGAATTTTACAATGAAGCTTGTTGTGAACGTTGGAAGTTTAGTAGCGATAACGGTTACTGTACTTCGTCGCATTTCTGGTGCGTCAGTATAATTAATATTCGGCTGACTAGGCCATTTATCAGCTTTCTCCTGTAACCAGTCTGGGCCCTCCCACCACAAACTGTTCCCTTCTACTGAATTCGGTAGAATAACACGCGATATTAGATCTGCGGGATTGCAGGTACCTGGGACGTGATGCCAAGAATGATTTTCCTAAATAGCCTGAATTTTTGATACACGATTTGCCACAAAACTACTCCAAACATTTGGTGCTTCTGCTTTCAGCCACTGAAGAACACACGTTGAGTCGGTCCAGAAACGAACCTTGCTGATACCCTTCACTGCATCCGAAACTTTCTCCACAAGCTGCGCCGCTAGTAGAGCGCCACACAACTCCAGTCTCGGTAACGTTTGAACCTTTAATGGTGCTACCTTCGATTTCGAAGTTAAAAGCTGGACTGTAATTCTTTCGTTGGTATCCCTACTGCGAAGGTATAAGCAAGCTCCATACGCCTTCTCAGAGGCGTCTGAGAAACAATGGATCTCGATATCTATGCTTTCCGGTGCGACCGCACATCGTGGAATCCGAAGCAAATTTAGCGAAGGCAGTTGTAGCTGATATCTTCGCCACTCCTCACCTACCGTTGTAGGTATAGATTCGTCCCATTCCAAACGTTACCCATCTTTGTTACGATAGTTCCACAGTTGTTGCATATAAATCTTGGCCGTTACGATGGTTGCCCCCAAGATCCCTAAGGGGTCGAAGAGTGATGCGATGATAGACAGAATCATGCGCTTGGTTAGAGATTGATTTGGTGTAAGTGTAGGTAtagtaaattgaaatttcaggcAATCCGTTTTGGGCAGCCATGATAACCCAAGTGTTTTAACTGTATCATCTTTATCCCAAGTAATTTCGTCCGCCCCTGGTAGTGCTCGATTTTCCTTCGGTATTCCTTCCAAGACCTTTTAGCAGTTGGAAACCCATTTTCGCAGTCTGAATCCACCGCTCAACATCATTGCATCGAATTGCATCCTGAGCTGCATAGCGGTTTCGATGTCATCAGCCCCAGATATTACATCGTCCATGTAGATGTCTTCATCTGCTGCTTGTGCTGCCATAGGAAATCGACCTTGTTCGTCAAATGCCAGCTGTTTGAGTGTCCGTGTGGCTAGAAACGGTGCTGGTTTTGTGCCGTAGGTGACCGTCGTAAGCTCGAACGTATTAACCACTTCTTCATGGGAAAACCTCCACAAGATGCTCTGTAAGGGTACATCTGCCTGATCCATATTAATCTGCCGAAACATTTTTTCGACATCTGCGACAACCATTACCTGGCGAGTTCGACAACGTAGTATGATTGCGCGAAGATCTTGCTGCACGATTGGTCCGACGAGTAACGCATCATTTAGCGAAATTCCAGTTGATGTTTTGCATGAAGCATCGAAGACCACTCTCACCTTAGTCGTGGTACTGGACTCTTTCACTACAGGATGATGCGGTAAGTAACATCGTTTGACCTTGTCTTCCTGGGAATCGTCCAGCCTTCGCATGTGTCCAAGCTGAAGTTATTCTGTCATGAAATCCTCGTATTGTCTGCGAAGTTCATCGTCCCTGGAAAGCCTTCTTTCCAGTCCTTGAAAGCGTTTCATGGCGATATCCTTTGATGACCCTAACCGTTCCAAGACCGCCTCGTTCTTGGGAAGTGTTACTGTGTACCGACCGTTTGACTCTCGGTGAATAGTGCGCCCAAACTGCTCCTCACAGCGCGCCTCCTCTGGAGAGTAAATTTTGCCGCTTCCCACTTCCTCGCAGGACCAAAACCGCTCCATTAACTTCTCCAAAGTGTCAGACGCCGCCATGTTACATACTATGCGTGTGGTCTTTCTAGTAGAATCTACTTCTCCGGCAACCACCCAACCGAAAACCGACTCGGTAAGTAGTGGTAAACCATCGCCCAGCGATAATTCATTGCCTTTCTTGAAGAAGCTAAAGAATGCCTGAATGCCTAGCACTAAATCCATACCTTTTGATTGGAAGAAAGTGGGATCCGCTAGATCGATTCCATCTGGGATCTCCCATCCCGATATTTGCACTGTTACTGTAGGTAGATTGACCGTAACCCTTGGCAAAACAAGAAAGCTCATTTTGCACGAAAATGACGAGATTCGAGATTTGATTGTCGCTTGAAATCGTTGGTTAACCTGAGTTGACGCATGGCCAACGCCTAGGACAGAAATGTCCACCTTCTCTCTTGACACATTCAACCGTTGACATAGCCTTTCCGAGATAAAATTTCATTCCGAACCGGAATCAAGTAACGCTCGCGCTGGGTAGCGAGCTCCCCCGTCGTCTTCGATAATGACTACAGCCGTAGCAAGAAGTACATTGGATGTTCTCTTCTGAGCGAAGTTTGATGCAACGGTTTCGGTAGCAGCTACATTTGCTATCCTCGTATTTGTACTTGGAGCGGATGTTGATGGTTTGTTGCTTGTAGATGCACCAGTTTCATTTGCTTGATTCCGGAAACTGCTTTCCCCATCCGCCTTAAAGCATACCATCGTGTGATGTCGGCCTTTACATTTCCGACAAGAGTATTTTGACGAACAGTCTTTGGCTTGATGGCCCGTTTGAAGCAGTTGCGACAGAGAGACTGAGAACGAAGCAGTGTTTCTCTGTTTGCTACCGCCATGCGCTGAAAGACTGGACAGGTGTACAGCCAATGGTTTTCTGGACAGGCAGCACACCTTCCAACCGATGATGATTACACTGCATTATGGCTAACTCGAAATGGTGATTGCTTCCTTTTAATCGGTGATGACTCTCGTTTATGCTCCGTAGATTTCGTTGGAAGAGATTCCAGTATTCTGATACGACGTTGCAGGAATTCTGTCAAGTCTTTCAATGTGTCCTGTTCCTTGGTCGACGAGTGTTCTTCCCAGCCTCGCCGCGTGTGTGGGTCTAACCGTGAGCACAGCACATTTATTAGTAGTAGGTCCTTATAATCCACAGGTTGTACTATTTGATCCAGAGTGTGTATGATCCTTTCAAATCCATCCAAAAGATTGTGTAACTCGACAACTGATTCCTTTGAAACTGTAGGAAGTTTAAACAGCGATTCGACCTGACGTTTCTTCAGCAATTTGCTATTATTGTATCGCTTGAGTAGCATTTCCCAAGCAATCACATAATTTCCCCTCGTGATCTTAATTGGATCGATCAGAGCCTTTGCCTCGCCTTCAAGGTATCCCTTCAGATAATGGAATTTTTCCACTTCTGGAAGTTCCGTTTTCCAGTGAATTAATGACGTGAAGAGATCCCTGAAGCTAAGCCATTCATCGATGTCACCACCAAACGTTTGCAATTTAATTTGCGGTAGTCGAACATGGTCCAATGATCCTTGTATGAAGGTATCGGCTTGCCTCGTTGATTGGTCCAAAACCGGAGGGTGCTGCAAATCCCGTGCCTTATCCATTAAGAACGATTTAATATCGAAATAACGATTTTCGAAATCAATTCGTTCCTTCGCAAAAGCATCTCCCTCCGAGGAAAATTCCTCGTGAGCTTCCACCTCACAAACCACGTCGCTCACTTTGTCCCATATTTCTGCCAATCGTTCCAAACGAACCGACACCTGGCTCGCACTTGTGTCCTCGCGATACTCTGACACAAACTCTGCGATGTTGTTGAAGGAAGCGTGCAGACCCTTCAGTTTCGAAAGAAGCGACTTCAACGAAGCCATCTTCTTCGACGTGGATGTTGAAGCTGCTGGCATGTTGAATACAATTACAAATTAACAGCACCGATGCTGCCTTGCTGTCAGCTCCGATTGTAGCAGAATAGGATTGATCCAATACAGTGGAAGGGGAAATGATCATCTAGTATCAAGATTGACCGCCTTCGGCCGAACATATACTGTCTCGCCCTACCTGGAGAACTAACAGTGACACCAGAGCCGAAGACCACCGACTGTAGAGGTATTTCCACCAGCTGATGTGCGAAGAACTTTCGGTCGAATAACTGGACAAGCAATATCCACAACAAGCCGTAAATTCCGTAAGGCAACCAAATCCGAAAGATGATTTTCGTTATCTGGAGAACTAAGTTTGATGCCAACGAGATCGTAAGGGTTTGTAACTGCATGTAACTGCAATTCACAAATCAGGGCTCACTTTGTTGAAGCAGAAATCCAATTTGCACGAAAAGGTTAAATTTATTGTAGGTAGCATCCATAAAATCCAGCTTCGGCTGGGCATATACTTGTTCAATAAATTTACCTGGCCACAATGGCTGTTGCGCGATGCCCAGATCCAATATTAATAGAGCGTTCTCGATGCCTCCGATTCTAATAGTCTGCTCTGGTTGTTGAAGTGTACTCCAACCACTCCGTAGGTTGGATCCAGATCACGTCCGTCCGACGCTCAAGGTTTCGTAGAGATAGTTAAAGGGGATAAGGGACGATTGTTAGATGACGTAAGTGGAACTTCGGCTGAACATATACGTAGTCTATTCTACATACCTGACAGAAAATAGACTGAGCTTGTTGTTCAGTGTCCAATTCCCTGCGATGAATTCCTTCCAGATGCgataaatttcgaaaattcgTCAGCATGCAAATAGCGATAACATGCAGTCGCACCCCGTTGAGTTGCTGGTTGGATAGCACACCAGTCCTGAAGCGTTGGTAATGGCGAAGGCCCTTTGTATAGTTGGCGTTTGAATAGCGGCGTCATCTAACAGCGCGATGGCGCGGTCCTTTTGTCTGCGGTCACAAAGGTGTATTATCCAGGTCCGTTGTTCAGCGTCAATCAAAGGGTCCCTTTGTTCCCAAATCCGAAGGTTCGAATTCCTTCCTTCCGTCGTGAcgatccggttcgaaggaccagcAATGTTGGGAAAGTCGACGACTGACCTTTTGATGACCTCCTTGTGTCTCGATGATCGGTTTTCTAGGGTAACTTGTGACCGCCAGTGCCTTCCTCCGTTAGATCGAAATGGGCAATTAAGGCCCCTCGTGAATGAAAGGCTTCATGTTACACATATTACACACGCGATTTATTCCTTAACACGAACATTTAATACTCAATTTACTAGAATTAACTTATATTACGACTATACAATAATTCCGTTACAATTAGGTATAAAATTGCACGCAGGTTCCTCTTGGGACACCCATATTCGGCCGGGATCGGTAGCAGACTGATCTCTCCTTCTTTGGTCGATCCAACGATAGGTAGATGATTAGCCATCCCTTTCGCGCCACGCTGGTTTAGATAGTGGTGATCGCAACTCCGACAGCACCATAGGGTGCACAGATGACCGATCGCTGATAATGGCTGCATACTTGTATTGGTGGCAATTGGTAACTATAGGGTAGTAATGTCACATcttcagacagaatcaaatgaatcaaatgaatcaaatgaatcaaatgaatcaaaggaatcaaaggaatcaaaggaatcaaaggaatcaaaggaatcaaaggaatcaaatgaatcaaatgaatcaaatgaatcaaatgaatcaaatgaatcaaatgaatcaaatgaatcaaatgaatcaaatgaatcaaatgaatcaaatgaatcaaatgaatcaaatgaatcaaatgaatcaaatgaatcaaatgaatcaaatgaatcaaatgaatcaaatgaatcaaatgaatcaaatgaatcaaatgaatcaaatgaatcaaatgaatcaaatgaatcaaatgaatcaaatgaatcagatgaatcaaatgaatcaaatgaatcaaatgaatcaaatgaatcaaatgaatcaaatga
The sequence above is drawn from the Topomyia yanbarensis strain Yona2022 unplaced genomic scaffold, ASM3024719v1 HiC_scaffold_36, whole genome shotgun sequence genome and encodes:
- the LOC131695325 gene encoding uncharacterized protein LOC131695325 — protein: MRRSTVTVIATKLPTFTTSFIVKFSSYSQLIRATAYWLRLIAILQHKESGKRKGFLSTNELREAETVILRKVQQESFGDELNALKGGKSVSRGSSLRWFIPAIGEDGILRVGGRLSHSQESFDTKHPIIMPARHLLTAMLFKHYHEKLLHAGTQLLLSTVRLRYWPLGGRNVARKIVHQCLRCFRAKPSAIKPQMGELPAARVTVCKAFSKTGVDCFGPVYIRDGRRRPTIKAYVAVFVCMSTKAVHLELVTDLSTERFLQALRRFISRRGLCTDVYSDNGTNFVGARNQLKELFTLLKKKKHHEMVSKECAKDGIQWHFNPPGAPHFGGLWEAAVRSAKFHLLRVHEENSTSYEDLNTLLIQVEGCLNSRPLTPMSDDPTDLEPLTPGHFLTGGSLQAIPELDYTDV
- the LOC131695326 gene encoding uncharacterized protein LOC131695326 encodes the protein MSFLVLPRVTVNLPTVTVQISGWEIPDGIDLADPTFFQSKGMDLVLGIQAFFSFFKKGNELSLGDGLPLLTESVFGWVVAGEVDSTRKTTRIVCNMAASDTLEKLMERFWSCEEVGSGKIYSPEEARCEEQFGRTIHRESNGRYTVTLPKNEAVLERLGSSKDIAMKRFQGLERRLSRDDELRRQYEDFMTE